Proteins encoded in a region of the Panicum hallii strain FIL2 chromosome 3, PHallii_v3.1, whole genome shotgun sequence genome:
- the LOC112884630 gene encoding lichenase-2, which produces MARQGVASMFAMALLLGVFASIPQSAESIGVCYGMSANNLPPASTVISMYKSNGISAMRLYAPDQGALQAVGGTGISVTVGAPNDVLSNIAASPAAAASWVRNNIQAYPSVSFRYVCVGNEVAGGAAQNLAPAMENVHAALAAAGLGHIKVTTSVSQAILGVYSPPSAAEFTGEAQGYMGPVLRFLARTGSPLMANIYPYLAWAYNPSAMDMSYALFTSPGTVVQDGAYGYQNLFDTTVDAFYVAMGRHGGSGVPLVVSESGWPSGGGAQATPANARVYNQYLINHVGRGTPRHPGGIETYLFSMFNENQKESGVEQNWGLFYPNMQHVYPISF; this is translated from the exons ATGGCAAGGCAAGGTGTAGCCTCCATGTTCGCCATGGCATTGCTCCTCGGGGTCTTTGCATCCATCCCACAAA GTGCCGAGTCCATCGGTGTGTGCTACGGCATGAGCGCCAACAACCTTCCGCCGGCGAGCACGGTGATCAGCATGTACAAGTCCAACGGCATCTCGGCGATGCGGCTGTACGCGCCGGACCAGGGCGCGCTGCAGGCCGTGGGCGGCACGGGCATCAGCGTCACCGTCGGCGCACCCAACGACGTGCTCTCCAACATCGCCGCCagcccggccgcggcggcctcgTGGGTCCGCAACAACATCCAGGCGTACCCGTCCGTGTCCTTCCGCTACGTCTGCGTCGGGAacgaggtggccggcggcgcggcgcagaaCCTGGCGCCGGCCATGGAGAACGTGcacgcggcgctggcggcggctgggctgggccacaTCAAGGTGACGACGTCGGTGTCGCAGGCCATCCTCGGCGTGTACAGCCCGCCCTCCGCCGCGGAGTTCACCGGCGAGGCGCAGGGGTACATGGGCCCCGTGCTGCGGTTCCTGGCCCGCACCGGGTCGCCGCTGATGGCCAACATCTACCCGTACCTGGCGTGGGCCTACAACCCGAGCGCCATGGACATGAGCTACGCGCTCTTCACGTCGCCGGGCACCGTGGTGCAGGACGGCGCGTACGGGTACCAGAACCTATTCGACACGACGGTGGACGCCTTCTACGTCGCGAtggggcggcacggcggctcCGGCGTGCCGCTGGTGGTTTCGGAGAGCGGGTGGccgtcgggcggcggcgcgcaggcgacgCCCGCGAACGCGAGGGTGTACAACCAGTACCTGATCAACCACGTCGGGCGCGGCACGCCGCGGCACCCGGGCGGCATCGAGACCTACCTCTTCTCCATGTTCAACGAGAACCAGAAGGAGAGCGGGGTGGAGCAGAACTGGGGGCTCTTCTACCCCAACATGCAGCACGTCTACCCCATCAGCTTCTGA